The following proteins are encoded in a genomic region of Emys orbicularis isolate rEmyOrb1 chromosome 19, rEmyOrb1.hap1, whole genome shotgun sequence:
- the IL23A gene encoding interleukin-23 subunit alpha has product MPNLRSHWSSALLCFLGLLAASRERVLPGGPGPDWQRCKHFSSQVNKLAWDLEGHMSLVNLVEEKPSEDLSPQIRCSDNCDPAKLGSDQSCLRRIRKALQHYQALLGSDVFAELGGPNTSPVATLQGALAQLTSLVQDGSFTEGSGTPPQQSQPWERPLLRRRILHQLRSFSAVMARVFAHSAATR; this is encoded by the exons ATGCCGAACCTCAGGAGCCACTGGTCCAGCGCCCTCCTTTGCTTCCTGGGGCTGCTGGCTGCGTCCCGGGAGAGGGTCCTGCCGGGGGGCCCCGGCCCCGACTGGCAGCGCTGCAAGCATTTCTCCAGCCAGGTCAACAAGCTGGCTTGGGACCTCGAGGGCCACATGAGCTTg GTGAACCTGGTGGAGGAGAAGCCCAGCGAGGACCTGAGCCCCCAGATCCGGTGCAGCGACAACTGCGACCCCGCCAAGCTGGGCTCTGACCAG agCTGCCTGCGCCGGATCCGCAAGGCCCTGCAGCATTACCAGGCACTGCTGGGCTCCGACGTCTTCGCCGAGTTGGGGGGCCCCAACACCAGCCCCGTGGCCACACTACAGGGCGCCCTGGCCCAGCTGACCAGCCTCGTCCAG GACGGCAGCTTCACCGAGGGGTCGGGGACCCCGCCGcagcagagccagccctgggaacGGCCCCTGCTGCGGCGCCGGATCCTCCACCAGCTCCGCTCCTTCTCAGCCGTGATGGCACGGGTCTTCGCCCACAGCGCGGCCACCCGCTAG